One Solanum pennellii chromosome 9, SPENNV200 DNA segment encodes these proteins:
- the LOC107030205 gene encoding uncharacterized protein LOC107030205, producing MVEETIMVFMDDFFVVGHYFDHCLDNLAEVLKRCKDCNLVLNWEKFHFMVKEGIILGHRISRKGTEVDRDKVEVIERLPTPISIMLEVFLGQRVLIEELKKKFVSAPIIITPDWGNFSADAPLGVKVFYGKKDEKPRLIRWVLLLQEFYFVVKNHKGTNNQVIDHLSRLDAEALLELGDKSEMNDMFLDEKVLVASHDLIPWFVDFTNYLASDLVLSYPLSHHDVKMFFLYESYLYHICADGIICHCAPEVEILSVLEAFHSSSVAGHRSSVYTARKILQCGYYWPTIYQDSHDFAKSHDRCQREGGISKRQELPMNLIMVIELFDIRGNDFMGPFVSSFGRSIFLLWLIMYQSGWKQLRSPKMKTSGQVEVFKREQKQIFAKLVNANRTDLSRKPNDSLWACRTAYKTPVGMSPYQLVYGKSCHLPVEQKHRAMWAMKKLNLDRDDTSTQIVNDFNLFDEFCLKAYESAALYKEKLNKYHDQRIEKREF from the exons atggtggaggaaaCTATTATGGTGTTCATGGATGACTTCTTTGTGGTAGGACACTACTTTGATCATTGTTTGGACAATCTAGCCGAGGTACTCAAAAGATGCAAAGATTGCAATTTGGTACTAAATTGGGAGAAGTtccacttcatggtgaaagaaggtatcaTATTGGGTCATCGGATCTCACGAAAGGGTACTGAGGTTGATAGGGACAAAGTTGAGGTTATTGAAAGGCTTCCAACACCCATCTCCATAATGttagaagttttcttgggccaACGGGTTCTTATCGAAG AGTTGAAAAAGAAGTTTGTCTCTGCCCCCATCATTATCACTCCAGATTGGGGGAAC TTTAGTGCAGATGCACCATTGGGTGTTAAGGTATTTTATggaaaaaaggatgaaaaaccaCGACTCATTAGATGGGTGTTGTTGTTGcaagaattttattttgtggTGAAAAACCATAAGGGGACAAATAACCAAGTCATTGATCACTTGTCTAGATTAGATGCTGAAGCTTTACTTGAGCTTGGTGACAAGAGTGAGATGAATGATATGTTTCTAGATGAAAAGGTATTGGTTGCTTCCCATGACCTCATTCCTTGGTTTGTTGACTTCACTAATTATTTGGCAAGTGATTTGGTACTTTCGTATCCGTTGTCTCACCATgatgtgaaaatgttctttttgTATGAGTCATACTTGTATCATATTTGTGCTGATGGGATTATTTGTCATTGTGCTCCCGAGGTTGAGATATTGAGTGTTCTTGAGGCGTTTCACTCATCGTCTGTTGCTGGACATCGTAGCAGTGTTTATACTGCACGCAAAATTTTGCAGTGTGGATACTATTGGCCCACCATATACCAAGATTCTCATGATTTTGCCAAATCTCATGACCGTTGCCAAAGAGAAGGTGGGATTTCTAAGAGGCAAGAGCTTCCTATGAACCTAATCATGGTGATCGAGTTATTTGATATAAGGGGCAATGATTTTATGGGGCCATTTGTTAGTTCATTTGGGAGAAGTATATTCTTGttgtggttgattatgtatcaaAGCGGATGGAAGCAATTGCGCTCCCCAAAAATGAAG ACTAGTGGGCAAGTCGAAGTGTTCAAAAGAGAGCAAAAACAAATCTTCGCAAAACTGGTGAATGCCAATAGAACGGATTTGTCAAGGAAGCCTAATGATTCTCTATGGGCCTGTCGCACCGCATACAAGACCCCCGTAGGTATGTCACCATACCAACTTGTTTATGGGAAGTCTTGCCATTTGCCGGTAGAGCAAAAGCATAGAGCTATGTGGGCGATGAAGAAGCTTAACTTGGATAGAGATGACACATCAACTCAAATTGTGAATGACTTTAATTTGTTCGATGAGTTTTGCCTTAAAGCCTATGAAAGTGCAGCCTTGTATAAAGAGAAGTTGAataagtaccatgaccaaaggATTGAAAAGCGAGAGTTTTAA